In a genomic window of Leptospira hartskeerlii:
- a CDS encoding acetyl-CoA C-acetyltransferase has protein sequence MSNAYVIDAVRTPRGKGKKRGTLASVHPQELSASTLLAIQERNGLKPEIVEEVVLGCVSQVDDQAACIARYAVMAAQWPNSVPGYTVNRFCGSGLQAVNNIANHVQSGAMAVGLGGGVESMSRVKMGADLGDRDFNIGNPNIQKHYNLVPQGISADLIATKYNISREEADKFAESSQLKADKAIKDGAFKKSIIPVKLEDGTVVDTDENPRIESDYAFLSGLGAVFKTVGEKELDAIALRSYPDVGKINHIHTLGNSSGIVDGAASVLIANDEGIKKYGLKPRAKILSTVATGEDPTIMLTGPVSASKKALHMAGLKVEDIDLWEINEAFASVVLYTQKTLGIPLEKINVNGGAIALGHPLGATGAILLGTALDELERRNKRYALITLCIGGGMGIATVIERI, from the coding sequence ATGTCCAACGCATACGTTATCGATGCGGTCCGTACCCCAAGAGGGAAAGGTAAAAAAAGAGGAACGCTTGCATCGGTTCACCCGCAAGAACTTTCCGCCTCTACTCTACTAGCCATCCAAGAAAGAAACGGATTAAAACCAGAAATCGTAGAAGAAGTTGTTTTAGGCTGCGTTTCCCAAGTGGATGACCAAGCTGCATGTATCGCCCGTTACGCGGTCATGGCTGCACAATGGCCAAATTCCGTTCCGGGATATACTGTAAACCGTTTCTGCGGATCCGGATTACAAGCAGTAAACAATATCGCAAACCATGTTCAGTCAGGAGCAATGGCGGTAGGTTTAGGCGGTGGAGTAGAATCCATGAGCCGCGTAAAAATGGGGGCGGATTTAGGAGACAGAGATTTTAATATAGGAAATCCTAATATACAAAAACATTATAATCTTGTTCCTCAGGGAATTTCTGCAGACTTGATCGCAACCAAATATAATATCAGCAGAGAAGAAGCGGACAAGTTCGCAGAATCTTCTCAGTTAAAAGCTGATAAAGCGATCAAAGATGGTGCATTCAAAAAATCTATTATTCCAGTTAAGCTAGAAGACGGAACTGTAGTGGATACAGATGAAAACCCTCGTATCGAATCAGACTATGCATTCCTTTCCGGTTTAGGTGCAGTTTTCAAAACTGTAGGCGAAAAGGAACTAGATGCGATCGCTCTTAGATCCTATCCCGATGTCGGAAAGATCAACCATATCCATACTCTAGGAAACTCTTCCGGGATTGTGGATGGTGCAGCTTCCGTTCTGATTGCTAACGATGAAGGGATCAAAAAATACGGGTTAAAGCCGAGAGCGAAAATCCTATCGACTGTGGCTACAGGAGAAGATCCGACCATCATGTTGACAGGACCCGTTTCTGCGTCCAAAAAAGCGCTCCATATGGCAGGTCTAAAAGTAGAAGATATCGATCTTTGGGAAATCAATGAAGCATTCGCTTCTGTTGTGCTCTACACCCAAAAAACCCTCGGGATCCCTCTAGAGAAGATCAACGTAAACGGGGGAGCAATCGCTTTAGGACACCCTCTTGGGGCAACTGGGGCAATTCTTCTCGGAACCGCCTTGGACGAATTAGAAAGAAGAAATAAACGTTACGCACTCATTACACTCTGCATAGGCGGGGGAATGGGGATTGCGACCGTAATCGAAAGAATCTAA
- a CDS encoding YheT family hydrolase: METIRPFKPPIHLRHPFVQTVLASLMRQNTPDHPMDKAASPVVIDAGKGVRLLGHYSKSPQNKALLVLIHGWEGSMDSNYIQRTSRRFYDKGISIFRLNLRDHGNTHHLNPEPFNGSLIRETYEAIRKVAKEFGHKLPVYLGGFSMGGNFTIRVAREHSRNKQSIPNLKHCIAVSPPLHPKSATEMMDSKLILGKYFLDKWRQSLAKKNVHFPDLHPYTNIMEGKTVMEMTDRIVASSAEFKDSDDYFNSYTLGPKDFEKLKVDLTIVTSADDPIIRPDEFKEIPKSSKLKIFIQKYGGHNGFYENLKGDCWYFRVFDKVIFE, translated from the coding sequence ATGGAGACTATTCGTCCCTTCAAACCTCCGATTCATCTCAGACATCCTTTTGTACAAACAGTTTTAGCTTCTTTAATGAGGCAGAATACTCCTGATCATCCTATGGACAAGGCAGCTTCTCCTGTAGTCATAGATGCAGGTAAAGGAGTTCGTTTATTAGGTCATTATTCTAAGTCTCCACAAAATAAAGCCCTGCTCGTGCTGATACACGGTTGGGAAGGAAGTATGGATTCAAATTATATCCAAAGGACTTCCAGAAGATTTTATGATAAGGGAATTTCTATCTTTCGATTGAATTTAAGAGATCATGGGAATACTCATCATTTAAACCCGGAACCATTTAACGGAAGTTTAATACGAGAAACCTATGAAGCAATCCGTAAAGTAGCAAAGGAATTCGGACATAAACTTCCGGTATACTTAGGCGGATTTTCAATGGGAGGGAATTTTACGATCCGAGTGGCAAGAGAGCATTCCAGGAATAAACAAAGTATCCCTAATTTAAAACATTGCATTGCCGTTAGTCCCCCACTTCATCCAAAGTCTGCGACTGAAATGATGGATTCCAAACTGATCTTAGGAAAATATTTCTTGGATAAATGGAGACAATCTTTGGCTAAAAAGAACGTACACTTTCCGGATCTACATCCTTATACAAATATCATGGAAGGGAAAACGGTTATGGAAATGACAGATAGGATCGTAGCGTCTTCCGCAGAGTTCAAAGACTCGGATGATTATTTTAATTCTTATACATTGGGCCCAAAGGATTTTGAAAAACTAAAAGTGGATCTGACTATAGTTACATCCGCAGATGATCCAATTATACGTCCCGACGAATTCAAAGAGATCCCGAAAAGTTCCAAGCTTAAGATCTTTATCCAAAAGTACGGTGGCCATAACGGATTTTATGAAAACTTAAAAGGAGACTGCTGGTATTTTAGGGTCTTCGACAAAGTTATATTTGAATAA
- a CDS encoding hybrid sensor histidine kinase/response regulator encodes MNEIPSDILTFIKFFENSDGTSIYVNELLRDENSKIKDIKLHYCNEQGAKLLQMEKDFIIGRNFTQLRSDVNEVKPEFAAFMESICKAGSEWRGIRQSVLSGRYFDSTMLCHQDDWIISIAKDLNQEIKEKDIFREAAYRNEDAIYYLEPVFDDKGSIIDFLYKDLNPAAEAEMGMPKEISIGKNLYSVFPQNVDIGMFDLFKKVYLTQQAEKKEYEIKDAKGDLGFYLLHISRVYEGLLISNKNITEIRNVENQLRIQKEQLEFTYLASNDGYWDYNVKTEQLFLSERWKTMLGYTNEEIASNDIQVWRKLVHPKDLRIALSAFQRHRSEETERFDKVLRFKTKGGEYIFVRSRALIIKDENGEPTRIVGTHTDISAAKQSEIALEKAKEKAEQADRAKSEFLGMISHEMRTPLNGIFGMTTLLASSKLDLEQKEYLKDLSDSTEILSRLIDDLLQVITVDSAKMEIKEEAFEVKTFLDFIRILVEPKAFEKNIEFKIFISEKFPRVIVGDRTRIEQVLLNLITNSIKFTDKGSITLSLDLEGEASILFKVKDTGIGIKEEARQRIFDAFHQEDLADTRKYKGVGLGLYIVKRLTSKMKGDVRLNSEPGHGSEFSIILPLKKEAETPLNPAQIQSETVPKFSSNSVLIVDDNEINVKILAKHLSKTGIQSDSALSGKEALKLLDTNEKKYDLILLDLQMPEMDGYHTADAIHALNSSNAKTPIVAVTASSFSEAYKKCAQHGIEGFIGKPFQPKQLYKVLTDFL; translated from the coding sequence ATGAACGAGATCCCGTCAGACATTCTTACATTTATTAAATTTTTCGAAAATTCAGACGGGACTTCCATATATGTGAACGAACTTCTTCGAGACGAAAATAGTAAGATCAAAGATATAAAACTCCATTATTGCAACGAGCAAGGCGCTAAACTTTTGCAAATGGAGAAGGACTTCATTATAGGAAGGAATTTCACACAGCTAAGATCCGACGTAAATGAAGTTAAGCCTGAGTTTGCAGCATTTATGGAATCCATCTGCAAAGCGGGCTCCGAATGGAGAGGGATCCGTCAATCCGTACTTTCCGGAAGGTATTTTGACTCCACTATGCTCTGCCATCAAGACGATTGGATCATTTCAATCGCAAAAGACCTCAACCAAGAGATCAAAGAAAAAGATATTTTTAGAGAAGCGGCGTATAGGAACGAGGACGCAATTTATTATTTAGAGCCGGTTTTCGATGATAAAGGATCCATTATAGATTTTTTATATAAAGATTTAAACCCTGCCGCGGAAGCGGAGATGGGAATGCCTAAAGAGATCTCGATCGGCAAAAATTTATACAGCGTATTTCCTCAAAACGTGGACATAGGAATGTTCGATCTCTTTAAGAAAGTTTATCTCACGCAACAGGCAGAAAAAAAAGAATATGAGATCAAAGATGCTAAGGGGGATCTAGGATTTTATCTTCTTCATATCAGCCGGGTATATGAAGGCCTCCTAATAAGTAATAAGAATATCACAGAAATTCGGAACGTAGAGAATCAACTTAGGATACAAAAAGAACAATTGGAGTTCACATATCTTGCATCCAATGACGGATACTGGGACTACAATGTGAAGACCGAACAACTTTTTCTCTCCGAAAGATGGAAAACGATGCTTGGTTATACGAATGAAGAGATCGCCTCAAACGATATCCAGGTTTGGAGAAAATTGGTACATCCTAAGGATTTGAGGATTGCACTTTCTGCGTTCCAAAGACATCGATCCGAAGAAACGGAAAGATTCGATAAGGTCTTAAGATTCAAAACGAAAGGAGGAGAATATATATTTGTTCGTTCTAGAGCGCTTATCATCAAAGATGAGAATGGAGAACCTACACGTATTGTAGGAACTCATACGGATATTTCCGCTGCAAAACAATCCGAGATCGCGTTGGAAAAGGCGAAAGAAAAAGCGGAACAGGCAGACAGAGCAAAGTCCGAATTTTTAGGAATGATCTCTCACGAAATGAGAACCCCTTTGAACGGAATTTTCGGAATGACGACCCTTCTTGCAAGTTCCAAATTAGATCTAGAACAAAAGGAATATCTAAAGGATCTCTCCGATTCAACGGAAATTCTATCCCGATTGATAGATGACCTATTACAAGTGATCACCGTTGATTCCGCAAAAATGGAGATCAAGGAAGAAGCTTTCGAGGTCAAAACATTTCTCGATTTTATACGTATATTAGTAGAACCTAAAGCTTTCGAAAAGAATATTGAGTTCAAAATATTCATCTCTGAAAAATTTCCTAGAGTGATCGTAGGAGACAGGACTAGGATCGAACAGGTGCTATTGAACCTAATCACAAACTCAATCAAGTTTACGGACAAAGGCTCCATTACGCTCTCCTTGGATTTAGAAGGAGAAGCTTCCATCCTGTTCAAAGTAAAAGACACTGGTATAGGAATTAAAGAAGAAGCAAGACAAAGGATATTCGACGCATTTCACCAAGAAGATTTGGCAGACACTCGTAAATACAAAGGTGTGGGACTTGGGCTGTATATAGTTAAAAGACTGACTTCTAAAATGAAAGGTGATGTTCGACTGAATTCCGAACCTGGGCATGGTTCTGAATTTTCCATCATTCTTCCTTTAAAAAAAGAAGCAGAAACTCCTCTCAATCCTGCACAGATCCAATCCGAAACTGTTCCTAAATTCTCCTCGAATTCGGTCCTAATCGTAGATGATAATGAGATCAATGTGAAGATCCTTGCCAAACATCTGAGTAAAACCGGGATACAATCCGACTCTGCTTTAAGCGGTAAAGAAGCATTAAAACTTTTAGATACTAACGAAAAGAAATACGATCTCATCCTATTAGATCTGCAAATGCCGGAGATGGACGGATATCATACTGCAGACGCAATACATGCTTTAAATTCCTCTAATGCAAAAACTCCTATTGTTGCAGTCACTGCTAGTTCCTTTTCCGAAGCGTATAAAAAATGCGCGCAACATGGAATAGAAGGTTTTATCGGCAAACCATTCCAACCAAAACAATTGTATAAAGTTCTTACCGATTTTCTTTGA
- a CDS encoding TolC family protein has product MQEKQNQAAFRGITYLGIFLSALSIFGDTRDDLEKEGVWTTTSLIRYSLENSVQAKMSRLDLENSEYDWEKENGKYNFVGTLTANTQKTNNLPLPQYTLQGREITSNTISAGLSKVFNTGTTAGLTVSDNRYETDAGKRPEQQGTIAQQFAQPSLHFANLGFTLKQELLKNIFGYQQRRSLEISRRSSAVRKLDAMNTLSRSVVQSLLAFWNLSLADENLKTAELLVKSVRNVKDITTSKVRMGVAEDYESGQWNALLISAENQHRQAKLEKDRVRRDLLVSLGKDPETKVNFSLVLDDSLPSLGAEDSETEEAFHHRYDFKSIALQKQNAGTALEISKNGLLPSLYVSGTYNSREYDRNFPQSFDGIGAGRFTQNSAEIKMDYPLGNDTARAEYKNSLTQSRKMDLLLEQTKEQVKTDVRQGLQKINTTHEILEESKKNLFQAEKFYSGILPRYRYGRATSVNVKNALDLVAQARYGLMQAKVNYNSALVQYELSKGTLFRKYGMDAEEVLNQNTGDQK; this is encoded by the coding sequence ATGCAAGAAAAACAGAATCAGGCAGCCTTTCGTGGTATTACTTACTTAGGTATTTTTCTAAGTGCACTTTCTATCTTTGGAGATACTCGGGACGATCTGGAGAAGGAAGGAGTCTGGACCACTACCTCTCTTATCCGTTACTCCTTGGAGAATTCAGTCCAGGCAAAGATGAGCCGACTGGACTTAGAGAACTCCGAGTATGATTGGGAAAAGGAGAACGGTAAATATAATTTTGTCGGAACTTTAACCGCTAATACTCAAAAGACGAATAACTTACCTCTTCCCCAATATACTCTGCAAGGTCGAGAGATCACAAGTAACACTATCTCCGCAGGTTTATCAAAAGTTTTTAATACAGGAACCACCGCGGGTTTAACAGTATCGGATAACCGTTACGAAACGGATGCGGGGAAAAGACCGGAACAACAAGGAACAATCGCTCAACAATTCGCGCAGCCAAGTCTTCACTTTGCAAATCTTGGTTTCACACTTAAACAGGAATTACTGAAGAATATTTTCGGATACCAACAAAGAAGATCCTTAGAGATCAGCAGGAGAAGTTCCGCGGTCAGAAAATTGGACGCGATGAACACTCTCTCTAGATCCGTGGTCCAGTCCTTACTCGCTTTTTGGAATTTATCCTTAGCGGACGAAAATCTTAAAACTGCAGAGCTGCTCGTTAAAAGTGTGAGGAATGTAAAAGATATCACTACTTCCAAGGTTCGTATGGGAGTAGCGGAAGATTACGAGTCCGGACAATGGAACGCACTTTTGATCTCCGCAGAAAATCAACACAGACAGGCAAAATTGGAGAAAGATAGGGTCCGTAGAGATTTACTCGTTTCTCTTGGAAAAGATCCGGAAACTAAAGTGAACTTCTCCTTAGTTCTAGACGATTCTCTTCCTTCTTTAGGCGCAGAAGATTCAGAAACGGAAGAAGCCTTCCACCATCGGTACGATTTCAAAAGTATCGCTTTACAAAAACAGAATGCGGGGACCGCGCTTGAGATCTCTAAAAACGGATTATTGCCTTCTCTTTATGTGAGTGGAACTTACAATTCTAGAGAATACGATCGTAATTTCCCCCAGAGTTTTGATGGAATAGGTGCCGGTAGATTTACCCAAAATTCCGCAGAGATCAAAATGGATTATCCTCTTGGAAATGATACAGCGAGAGCGGAATATAAAAATTCTTTAACACAAAGTAGGAAGATGGATCTTCTTTTGGAGCAAACAAAAGAGCAGGTTAAAACTGACGTAAGGCAAGGGCTGCAAAAGATCAACACTACTCATGAGATCCTCGAAGAATCAAAAAAGAATCTCTTTCAAGCGGAGAAGTTTTACTCGGGCATTCTGCCCAGATATAGATACGGAAGAGCCACATCCGTAAACGTTAAGAATGCATTGGACCTGGTAGCTCAGGCTAGATACGGACTGATGCAAGCAAAAGTGAATTATAACTCGGCGCTAGTACAATACGAGCTCTCTAAAGGGACTCTGTTCCGCAAATACGGAATGGATGCCGAAGAAGTTCTGAACCAAAATACCGGAGACCAAAAATGA
- a CDS encoding efflux RND transporter permease subunit translates to MNFAELSIKRPIFITCTVLIILVSGYLSLNKLGVDLFPNVTIPVVTVTVPYPGAAPNEIETLIAKPVEDELSTISGVKRIRSTCSEGSGTIILEFTLETDVKYAEQQVRDKVSAVKPKLPNDIKEPIIRRIDPADQPIIILALNANLSEAQIYDIANEEIKQNLLTAKDVGNITIYGGRKREIHVALDRQKLKQHMIPASVVSNRLASGGTNIPAGKVSKADSELVYRTINEFKSPQEIRDTPISLFGNEVPVKIGQLGEVVDTLEDESTRAYFNGKKAVFLLVFKQSGSNTVAVAQEVKKRIDDLNKELARREGGAVLSIANDNSIQIDDNIYDVKETIIIGIALTIVVVLLFLGSVRSTIITGLALPNSLLGAFILMAVAGFTVNVMTLLALSLAVGLLIDDAIVVRENIFRHREMGKTAREASTEGTKEVTLAVIATTMTVIAVFLPIAFVSGVVGQFLREFGLTVCFALLISLYDALTIAPMLSAYFGGKISGSHAQAGHGHSSQEFLSVSTEGKKKKKNGATTTLEEIAFSKIRAQEAPKGIVSKVFSTLFELLKFVFGVLGRILSPIEKGLDSVLSGFNVFQTWLENIYASVLKFTLKRPVFILSGAVLIFVASLMLTKYIPKTFLPAQDQGKFQVTLDMPPGTSVQKMAEIAQEAYKEISSHKEVKLVAMFNTNRTTTMFVEMIPAKERKMNTSQFKDLLRKELESFSYANPIVKDVDNVGGGQRPFTLVVSGQNGKVVEEYSRKLFEKLRESKALLDVDTSYRAGAPEFRVVPDRNREVLLGIPGTVIGTELRTLVEGTTPAVYRENGVEYDIRVRLKEGQRDLKDNFYNSFVPNFNNMMIPIQNVAKAEETTGLATINRMNRNQSVEIYADVNPDGPGMGGAMEEVTKLTQTEMPLPPGVRIGYTGQAENFKEMGTSLGIAMGLGVLFIYMVLASLYESFITPIAIMLVLPLALCGAFIALFLTQKSLDIFSMIGLIMLIGVATKNSILLVDFTNQLIQRGVEMKEAIIEAGRERLRPILMTSFALIAGMAPIAIGLNEASKQRTSMGVAIIGGLISSTILTLVVVPAAFSYIEKLNSLVRRNSPDPDAR, encoded by the coding sequence ATGAATTTTGCAGAGTTATCGATCAAACGACCGATATTTATTACCTGTACGGTTCTCATCATTCTTGTTTCGGGATATCTTTCCCTGAACAAGTTGGGTGTGGACCTTTTTCCTAACGTAACGATTCCGGTAGTCACAGTGACTGTGCCTTATCCTGGAGCGGCGCCCAACGAGATCGAAACTCTGATCGCAAAACCGGTGGAAGACGAACTTTCTACTATCTCCGGAGTGAAAAGGATCCGTTCTACTTGTAGCGAAGGTTCCGGAACTATCATCTTGGAGTTTACCTTAGAGACCGACGTGAAATACGCGGAACAGCAGGTAAGAGATAAGGTCTCTGCGGTAAAACCTAAATTGCCGAACGATATTAAAGAGCCTATCATCAGAAGGATAGATCCTGCGGACCAGCCGATCATCATTCTTGCATTGAATGCAAACTTGAGTGAAGCACAGATCTACGATATCGCTAACGAAGAGATCAAACAGAATCTTTTAACCGCTAAGGACGTGGGAAATATCACGATCTATGGCGGACGTAAAAGAGAGATCCACGTTGCTCTTGATCGCCAAAAATTAAAACAACATATGATCCCTGCTTCTGTGGTTTCCAATCGTTTGGCTTCCGGTGGAACGAATATCCCTGCAGGTAAAGTGAGTAAGGCAGATTCAGAATTGGTTTATAGAACCATCAATGAATTCAAGTCTCCTCAAGAGATCCGAGACACTCCTATTTCCTTATTCGGGAACGAGGTTCCTGTTAAGATAGGACAATTGGGAGAAGTAGTGGATACCCTTGAGGACGAAAGCACTCGTGCATACTTCAACGGTAAGAAGGCAGTCTTCTTGTTGGTATTCAAACAATCGGGTTCTAACACAGTTGCTGTCGCTCAAGAAGTAAAAAAAAGGATCGATGATCTAAACAAGGAACTCGCTAGAAGAGAAGGTGGTGCAGTTCTTTCTATTGCGAACGATAACTCCATTCAGATCGACGATAATATATACGACGTTAAAGAAACAATCATCATAGGAATAGCACTCACGATCGTAGTAGTTCTGTTGTTTTTAGGGAGTGTGAGATCCACGATCATCACAGGACTTGCATTACCTAACTCACTTTTAGGTGCGTTCATTTTAATGGCCGTTGCAGGATTTACAGTAAACGTAATGACGCTCCTTGCATTGAGCTTGGCAGTCGGACTTCTCATAGACGATGCGATCGTGGTTCGGGAAAATATTTTCCGGCATAGGGAGATGGGTAAAACCGCAAGAGAAGCTTCCACAGAAGGAACAAAAGAAGTAACGTTAGCGGTAATCGCAACCACTATGACTGTGATCGCGGTATTCTTGCCTATCGCGTTCGTAAGCGGAGTAGTGGGACAGTTCTTAAGAGAATTCGGACTAACAGTATGTTTTGCTCTTTTGATCTCTCTTTATGACGCTCTTACAATCGCTCCAATGTTATCCGCTTATTTTGGTGGAAAAATTTCAGGATCACATGCACAAGCAGGTCATGGACATTCTTCACAAGAATTCTTAAGCGTTTCTACAGAAGGAAAGAAAAAGAAGAAGAATGGAGCGACCACAACTTTAGAAGAGATTGCATTCTCCAAGATAAGAGCTCAAGAGGCTCCAAAAGGAATTGTTTCCAAAGTATTCTCTACTTTGTTCGAGCTCTTAAAGTTTGTATTCGGAGTTTTAGGTAGAATTCTTTCTCCTATAGAGAAAGGACTGGATTCAGTCTTATCCGGATTTAACGTATTCCAAACTTGGTTGGAAAATATTTACGCAAGCGTTTTGAAATTCACCTTAAAACGTCCCGTGTTTATTTTGAGTGGGGCAGTTTTGATCTTCGTTGCCAGCTTAATGCTGACCAAGTATATTCCGAAAACATTCTTACCTGCGCAAGACCAAGGAAAATTCCAAGTCACCTTGGACATGCCTCCTGGCACTTCCGTACAAAAAATGGCGGAGATCGCCCAGGAAGCGTATAAAGAGATCTCTTCTCATAAAGAAGTAAAATTGGTAGCTATGTTCAATACGAATAGGACTACTACAATGTTCGTGGAAATGATCCCGGCGAAAGAAAGGAAGATGAACACTTCTCAGTTCAAGGACCTTCTTCGTAAAGAATTGGAATCCTTCTCATACGCAAACCCGATCGTAAAGGATGTGGATAACGTGGGTGGAGGACAAAGACCTTTCACTCTGGTTGTAAGCGGACAAAACGGAAAAGTAGTGGAAGAATATTCCAGAAAACTTTTCGAAAAATTAAGAGAATCTAAAGCACTTCTGGATGTGGATACAAGTTACAGAGCAGGTGCTCCCGAATTCAGAGTTGTGCCTGACCGCAATAGAGAAGTTTTACTCGGAATTCCAGGAACTGTCATCGGAACAGAATTGAGAACCTTGGTAGAAGGCACTACTCCTGCGGTTTATCGAGAGAACGGAGTGGAATACGATATTCGTGTTCGATTGAAAGAAGGGCAGAGAGATTTGAAGGATAATTTCTACAATTCTTTCGTTCCTAACTTCAACAACATGATGATCCCGATCCAAAACGTTGCAAAAGCGGAAGAGACCACAGGTCTTGCAACTATCAACCGTATGAACAGAAACCAATCTGTGGAGATCTATGCGGACGTAAATCCGGATGGACCAGGTATGGGTGGAGCAATGGAAGAAGTAACTAAACTTACTCAAACAGAAATGCCTCTTCCTCCTGGAGTTCGTATCGGATACACAGGACAGGCTGAGAACTTTAAGGAGATGGGAACTTCTCTTGGGATCGCTATGGGACTTGGGGTGTTATTCATCTACATGGTTCTTGCTTCCTTGTATGAAAGTTTTATCACACCGATCGCGATCATGCTGGTTCTTCCTTTGGCACTTTGCGGTGCGTTCATCGCTTTATTCTTAACCCAAAAGTCCTTGGATATATTCTCCATGATCGGGCTAATTATGCTCATCGGGGTGGCTACTAAGAACTCGATCTTGCTCGTGGACTTCACGAACCAGCTCATACAAAGAGGTGTGGAAATGAAAGAAGCGATTATAGAGGCGGGAAGAGAACGTCTTCGCCCGATCCTAATGACCTCATTCGCTTTGATAGCGGGTATGGCCCCTATTGCGATCGGATTGAACGAAGCATCCAAGCAAAGAACAAGTATGGGGGTCGCGATCATCGGTGGATTGATCTCTTCAACCATACTTACGTTAGTAGTGGTTCCGGCTGCATTCTCCTATATAGAAAAACTTAATAGCTTGGTCCGTAGAAACTCTCCGGATCCGGATGCGCGATAA
- a CDS encoding TetR/AcrR family transcriptional regulator, translated as MNFAEKKNRLRVLLGASRVFQRKGYAKTRMEDFVEESKIGKKTLYEYYSNKEEVLKATADYRQTRAAFKLKRIRNNEALDFSKRFVKMRKELLDVCRPSHFALWKELQDQIPEIWRMVKAKRVQLIDTEIESLLEEGKKLGEFRADLRPDLFIMALIACSDAIYKWEQSPTERRDDISELDNIFLYGIIRRGKETLKSSLD; from the coding sequence ATGAACTTCGCCGAGAAAAAAAATAGGCTCCGAGTATTACTCGGGGCATCTCGGGTCTTTCAGAGGAAAGGTTATGCGAAAACTAGAATGGAGGACTTTGTAGAAGAGTCCAAAATCGGAAAAAAAACCTTATACGAATATTATTCGAACAAAGAAGAAGTTTTAAAAGCTACTGCAGACTATCGCCAAACTAGGGCTGCCTTTAAACTTAAAAGAATTCGAAATAATGAGGCTCTGGACTTCTCTAAACGATTTGTGAAGATGAGAAAAGAGTTATTGGATGTTTGTAGGCCCAGCCATTTCGCATTATGGAAGGAATTGCAGGATCAAATTCCGGAAATATGGAGAATGGTGAAGGCCAAAAGGGTCCAATTAATAGACACTGAAATAGAAAGCTTATTGGAAGAGGGGAAAAAATTAGGAGAATTCAGAGCGGACTTGAGGCCCGACTTGTTCATCATGGCATTAATTGCCTGTTCAGATGCTATTTACAAGTGGGAGCAAAGCCCGACCGAGCGTCGGGATGATATATCCGAACTGGACAATATTTTTCTTTATGGCATAATACGCAGAGGAAAAGAGACGTTAAAATCGTCTTTAGATTGA
- a CDS encoding TetR/AcrR family transcriptional regulator produces MHSAVEQELTQEKDEVRQRIFEKSFELFLRYGFAKTRMEEIARTLRISRKTLYKHFANKHELLKEVMTDKHLRIHGRIEGIFQDPEKSIKEKIQSMRGCLSSEIPHGMNEFLREIRDQAPDIWKQIQSLKEKNINRTMRKMIETGIKNGEIRSDVNPDIVLLIHSAASEAMFDPNFLAQTPYSIRDLVQELDNIIFYGIVKRDDI; encoded by the coding sequence GTGCACAGCGCCGTGGAACAAGAACTAACCCAAGAGAAGGACGAAGTCCGTCAGAGAATATTCGAAAAATCGTTCGAGCTATTTTTGCGATACGGTTTTGCGAAAACTCGAATGGAAGAGATCGCCCGAACTCTTAGGATCAGTCGTAAAACACTTTATAAACACTTCGCCAATAAACATGAATTGTTAAAAGAAGTGATGACTGATAAACATCTCAGAATTCACGGCAGAATAGAAGGGATCTTCCAAGACCCGGAAAAATCCATTAAAGAAAAAATCCAGTCAATGAGAGGTTGTCTATCCTCCGAAATCCCTCACGGAATGAACGAATTTCTAAGAGAGATCCGTGACCAAGCTCCCGACATTTGGAAACAAATCCAGTCCCTAAAAGAAAAAAATATAAACAGGACAATGAGGAAGATGATCGAGACCGGCATCAAGAACGGTGAAATTCGTTCCGATGTAAATCCGGATATCGTGCTTCTCATCCACTCAGCAGCTTCCGAAGCAATGTTCGACCCGAACTTTTTAGCGCAGACTCCATATTCTATCCGAGATCTGGTCCAAGAGTTGGATAATATTATCTTTTACGGGATCGTAAAAAGAGACGATATCTAA